A genome region from Triticum aestivum cultivar Chinese Spring chromosome 2B, IWGSC CS RefSeq v2.1, whole genome shotgun sequence includes the following:
- the LOC123042553 gene encoding cytochrome P450 94C1-like, producing the protein MDDSMELSWGARCAGLAFFSLSIFSVALAAVLLLVRRWPNPWCGCHVCRAYLTGSWAKDFTNLADWYAHLLRESPTGTVQFHVLGCTVTANPANVEYMLKTRFDNFPKGKRFAALLGDLLGAGIFNVDGDAWRHQRKMASLQLGSVTVRSYAYKIVAQEVEARLLPVLADAADKGKVVDLQDVFRRFAFDTVCKISFGLDPGCLDLDMPMSDLANAFDTASRHCAMRGAAASPLVWKMKRMLNIGSERELKKAIKLVDDLASAMILQRRTLGFDNTHDLLSRFMASDVAMDDKYLRDIVVSFLLAGRDTVASALTTLFIHLHKNPEVAAAIRAEAGSDRPSTYEHLMSLQYTHAVLFENMRLFPPVQFDSKFCAAADVLPDGTYVEAESRVMYHPYAMGRMPSIWGADYEAFRPDRWLTGPGGSFAPANLYKYPVFQAGLRVCLGKELAITEMKAVGVAVMKAFDVEVVGEHGRSGWAPTFVPGLTASISGGLPVRIIKRTLTPNSGFT; encoded by the coding sequence ATGGATGACTCCATGGAGCTGTCATGGGGCGCGCGGTGCGCGGGACTGGCCTTCTTCAGCCTGTCCATCTTCTCGGTGGCGCTCGCCGCGGTGCTCCTGCTCGTCCGCCGGTGGCCCAACCCCTGGTGCGGCTGTCACGTGTGCCGGGCTTACCTCACGGGGTCGTGGGCCAAGGACTTCACCAACCTCGCCGACTGGTACGCGCATCTGCTGCGCGAGTCGCCGACGGGCACCGTCCAATTCCACGTCCTCGGCTGCACCGTCACCGCCAACCCGGCCAACGTCGAGTACATGCTCAAGACCCGCTTCGACAACTTCCCCAAGGGCAAGCGCTTCGCCGCGCTCCTCGGCGACCTCCTCGGCGCCGGCATCTTCAACGTCGACGGCGACGCCTGGCGCCACCAGCGCAAGATGGCCAGCCTCCAGCTCGGCAGCGTCACCGTGCGCTCCTACGCCTACAAGATCGTCGCCCAGGAGGTGGAGGCCCGCCTCCTGCCGGTCCTGGCCGACGCCGCCGACAAGGGCAAGGTGGTCGACCTCCAGGACGTGTTCCGGCGGTTCGCCTTCGACACCGTCTGCAAGATCTCTTTCGGGCTCGATCCGGGCTGCCTCGACCTCGACATGCCCATGTCCGACCTAGCCAATGCGTTTGACACCGCCTCGCGGCACTGCGCCATGCGGGGCGCCGCGGCCTCACCGTTGGTGTGGAAGATGAAGCGGATGCTCAACATTGGGTCCGAAAGGGAGCTTAAGAAGGCCATCAAGCTCGTCGACGACCTCGCGTCCGCCATGATTCTGCAGCGGCGGACTCTGGGTTTCGACAACACCCACGACCTCCTGTCCCGCTTCATGGCCTCGGACGTCGCCATGGACGACAAGTATCTCCGCGACATCGTGGTTAGCTTCCTCCTCGCCGGGCGGGATACGGTTGCCTCGGCGCTTACAACGCTCTTCATCCACTTGCACAAGAACCCTGAGGTCGCGGCCGCCATTCGCGCGGAGGCCGGCAGCGACAGGCCATCCACCTACGAGCACCTGATGAGCCTGCAGTATACCCACGCGGTGCTGTTCGAGAACATGCGGCTGTTCCCGCCGGTGCAGTTCGACTCCAAGTTCTGCGCTGCCGCGGACGTGCTCCCGGACGGCACCTACGTGGAGGCTGAGTCACGCGTGATGTACCACCCGTACGCCATGGGACGCATGCCCAGCATCTGGGGCGCCGACTACGAGGCGTTCCGCCCCGACCGGTGGCTCACTGGACCTGGCGGCTCGTTCGCGCCGGCGAACCTGTACAAGTACCCGGTGTTCCAGGCCGGCCTCCGTGTGTGCCTCGGCAAGGAGCTCGCCATAACTGAGATGAAGGCGGTCGGCGTGGCCGTGATGAAGGCGTTCGACGTGGAGGTGGTTGGAGAGCATGGCCGTAGTGGCTGGGCGCCGACGTTTGTGCCGGGGCTCACGGCGTCCATCAGCGGCGGCCTCCCAGTGAGGATCATCAAACGCACTTTGACTCCGAATTCAGGATTCACATAA